Below is a window of Photobacterium atrarenae DNA.
CTGGAAGGATCAGCTGAATTGCGCCTGCCACGAACCCGTAAACTGAACCGTTCGGCACTGCAAACCATGCTGGAAGACGGTAAATTCCGGATCCAGGTCAAGGGCAAGAATGCACTACGTTTCGGCCGCGAGTTTATAGATTTACAAGCACTGGAGCAGGTTGCTGATGCAAGCCAACTGCACACGGTCGGCTGGCTGTGGTTCCTGCTTGCACAGCAAAAAGGCTGGGAAAGCTCGCCATGCAAAGCCTTCGGCAAATTACTCGATGACAACTGGTTCCAGATGATGCCCAAACATGGCGATCTGGCCAAGCCACGGGTGATTGAAGTCATGGCTGTTCTCAACCGGATGCGCGCGGCTGAGTTCAAGTAAGCCTCTCGCCCAAACGCATCAAAGCACAATCACGGCGGCCCTCAGGCCGCCTTTTTTATGCTGTTGAAAACCCGGCCATTTATTGGCAGCTGATCACAATTCAATCATTTATCAATTCGTTTTGCCGGGAATGGACTAGGCTGAATTTTACTCATCGGAGGTCTAACAAGGAGAGTCAACTTTGAAACGTATCCTCACCCTCATGCTGTTTTGCCTGCTGCCGCTGACCGGCTTTGCCGGCACATCAGCCACCAGTCTCAGCCAGAAAGGCTATACCGAAACAAAATACCCAATCGTCCTGGTCCATGGCCTGTTCGGCTTTGACAGCCTGGCCGGGATTGATTACTTTTACGGCATTCCCCAAGCCCTGAGCAAAAGCGGGGCGACCGTGTATGTCGCCCAAGTCTCAGCGACCAACAGCACAGAGCTTCGCGGCGAGCAACTGCTGGCGCAAGTCGAGGAAGTACTTGCCATCAGCGGTGCAGAAAAAGTCAACCTGATCGGCCATAGCCATGGCGGCCCCACCGCGCGCTATGTTGCCTCCGTTGCCCCTGAGTTGGTCGCATCCGTCACCAGTGTTGGTGGCGTCCACAAAGGCTCCCGGATCGCTGACATTGTGCGCGGCAAAGTCGCTCCAGGTTCCTTGCCGGAAAATTTTGCAGTCACCCTTGCCGAAGGCCTGGTGTCTCTGATCAACTTGCTCTCCGGCGGCAGCGATCTGCCTCAGGATCCGCTGGCCTCCCTGGCAGCCCTGACCACCGAAGGCTCGCTGGCTTTCAACCAGAAGTATCCGGAAGGGGTGCCACAAAGCGACTGCGGTGAAGGCGATTACGTGGCAGACAATGGTGTGTACTACTATTCCTGGACCGGGACTCATAACTTCACCAACGCACTGGATCCGACAGATGCAGCCATCATGGTGCTGGGCCTGGCGTTTGATGAACCCAATGACGGGCTGGTGAGCCAGTGCAGTACCCACCTTGGCAAAGTGATCCGCAACGACTACAAAATGAATCACTTAGACGAGATCAACGGCCTGCTGGGTGTTACGCATCTGTTTGAGACCGCGCCGACCACGCTGTATCGTCAACACGCCAATCGTTTACAGTTACAAGGATTGTAATCATGAAAAAGACCGTACTGGCGGCCCTGGGTGTTATCGCGACCGTTGGTACGGTCGCTTCTATCCCACCCTCCGATGAGCCATCAAAAACCACGGCTGCTTCGCAGCTGGATACCCAAGTCGATCAGGAATCATCCCGGGATACCTTCGAGTATTTTCTGTCAGGGCTTGGCGAAATCAATTTGCCTGCAGTCAATGATCATTTTGAATCTTACAACCAGTCTCAAGCAGCACCACTGCAGATTGATGAAGGTTTATTTCAGCGCTTTGTTGACTATAAAGCCGCGCTACAATCACTGGATTCGCCTGATTTCGTCACCTTGACGCCAGCAGCGCTGCAAGCCTTGCACGATCGGCTACTGACACTGCAACAACAATTTTTCTCAACCGAGCAGCAGGCACAACTTTTTGCCGAAGAGAACCAGCTCAGACAGCTGGCGCTCACCCGGTTAATGCTCAAACAGCAAGCCGACAGCGAGGCCGATTTTCAAACCCTGTGGCAGCAGGAAATTGATCGCCTGCCCCCCGACCTGAAACAGAGTTATCACAACGCCAGGCTGTTAGGAGCGCTCCAGCAAACCTATACCCTTTCACCACAGGCGCGCTACCTCCAGCAAGAGGCATTAGTCGGACCGGAAGCGGCCGATCGGTTAGCCAAACTTTCACAACAGCGCCAGACGTTTCAGGATACCCTGCAACAGTATCTGGCTCACCGCGATACGATCCTCGCCGATCCCGGTTTCACGGTTCAGGAACAAGCGGCGGAAATCCGTCGACTTCGGGAGGCCAGTTTTCCCGCGCATCAGCACCGCAGGGTGATCGCATTAGAATCAATGCAAAACCAGCCACGACACCAACTGAACTAACACGTAAAATCGAGTAGGAGGAGGCCTCACGGCCTCCGTCCTCTCACACCACCGTACAAGCGTGGGTCGCATACGGCGGTTCCGAATATATTTTCAGTGACTCGTACCCATCTCGCAACGAGTACAGACCCATCTCCTTGAACCATTTCATTGGCATGGCCTGATTGAGCTGGGGCGATAAAGCCAAGTGCCACCACCCTTTATCTGACATCGCCAGCTTCCACGCATTGCGTTCGCTTACACCCTCTTGGCGTAACCATGTCGCTATACTGTATCTGCGCTTGCGCTGCTTGAGGCGATAGCACCGTAAGCGCCGCCTTATCCATTCATCCAAGCGCTGCATCGCGCTTTTCCGTATGGCAAGCTTGAAGTAGTGTTGCCAACCTCTTAGGTATTGAGTGAGTTCGACTAGGACTGTCTTCAACTCTCGCCCTCGATTCCGCTTCGTTATTTGACGCACTCGCTTCTTCATCTGAGTTTGTGCTGTCTTCGAGATATGGATGCTTCCATCTCGTTGAAAGCGATGGCCTAGGTAAGTCCGCTCTGTCACTCTCGTTGCCGCACTTTTCTCACGGTTAACCCTGAGTTTCAGTTTCTGCTCCAAGAACTCCGTGATTGAGGCTTTTACTCGATTGGCGGCTTCCTCACTGTGCACGTAGATTTGGCAGTCGTCTGCATATCGGCAGAACTTATGCCCTCTTCGCTCAAGCTCTTTATCCAACTCATCTAATACGATATTTGATAGCAGCGGAGATAATGGTCCACCCTGTGGCGTCCCTCGTTGCCTCTGCTCAACTAACCCGTTTCGCATTATGCCTGCCTGTAGGTATGACCTGACCAGCTTCAGGACCCGTTTATCTGTGATGTCCTCCGATAGCCTGTGCATCAGTTTATCGTGGTTCACAGTATCGAAGTATTTCGCCAGGTCTATGTCGACTACATAACCCCGCCCCTCCCTGATGTAGTGGCTTGCTGCCACCAATGCATGGTGGGTACTGCGGTTAGGCCTGAACCCATAACTGTTGCTTGAGAACTGAGGTTCGTAGATATCTGTCAGTACTAAGGTAATGGCCTGTTGGACTACCCTATCAAGTACAGTTGGGATACCTAGCTGCCTCACTCCCCCGCTAGGTTTGGGAATTTCTACACCCAGAACGGGTTGGGGTTGGTAGCTCCCGTCCAGAAGGCTCTGGCGGAGCGCTTGCCCATTAGAAGACTGCCGAAGCATCGAGATAGTCGCTGTTATGTCGAGTTTATCAACCCCAGCACATCCCTTGTTCTTCTTCACTCTTCTCAGGGCTTGGTTCAGATTTGTTGAGGAGCAGATCCGCTCCATCAACTGAGTTGAGGTCACCAAGACTCGTCCTCCTGTCTACGCCGATCATGCTTGTCATTCTTCGTGGCCATGAGCGTCACTTGCGGTGTTGCCCAGTAGTACGTAGAGATGTTGTTCATCTTGCTATGACCCCACATGATTGAGTGTCTAGTGACTGCTTCTTGATATATTCAGTTCCGGCCTTCCCTTGGGTTGTACTTCCCCAAGGTACTATGCCTTCTGCTGACTTCTTATTACCCGTCACACAACATCACTGTTGTATTAGTCTCATCCGAGACAGGTCGTAAGATCTCCCGAGGTAAGACGTTGTTCTTTCCCTTGGCTGTGCCTGATTTACCCGTACACACTTCCCGTCGAGGCATTGGGCTGTTCTATATATTGCTAGGTTACCCAAGTTGTACTGGCCTACTATCAGGTTTCTGTTCGTCACACCCAAGTTTTGCCGTTTGCTTCCTTCAGATCCCACCTCACGGTGGGCACCCTTGCATAGGCTAACGGTTCTCGCTCGACTGAGTCCGTAGAGGACTTTCACCTCCTAGAACAACGCCATGCTCGGCGCACAAGAAAGAGGACGATTGGCAAGAGCCAATCGTCCTCAATAAGTCACGTTGTAACTTGAATACATCAGGCCCGCTTAAACTGCACCATCAGGCGCTGCAGCGCTTCCAGCCGTTCAACCAGCATCCGGGTACTTTCTACCGAACGATCACTGGTTTCAGCCGTTGCCACCGACAATCCACTGATCTGCTCAACATTGTGGGCAATTTCATCACTGACACCGGCCTGCTCTTCTACCGCGGAGGCGATTTGATGACTGCTGTCGGTAACCTGATCCAATACGGCATTGATCTCCTTCAAGCGCTCACCGGTTTCGTTCGCCTGCTGACGACATTGCTCCGACAGCTCCCCGCCTCGCTCAACCGCCTTGACCGCCTGACCGGCCGTTTCCTGCAGCCGATTGATCATCTGGTGGATCTCACTGGTTGAAGACTGAGTTTTTTGCGCCAGCGAACGCACTTCATCGGCGACCACCGCAAAGCCGCGGCCAGCTTCCCCGGCCCGCGCCGCTTCAATCGCAGCATTGAGCGCCAGCAAGTTGGTCTGATCAGCAATCGAGCCGATCACATCGAGGATACCCTCAATCTGGCGACTGCTTTCAGACAGGTTATTAATCACGGTTTTCGAATTTTCCAGCTCCTGGTACAGCGACTGTACGGAATCCATGGTGGTTTCCACACTTCGCTGCCCGCTGATAGCCACATCCTGCGCCTGGGTGGTCAGCGTCGAGGCCTGCGCCGCACTTTCAGCCACTTCACGGATGGAAGCGCTCATTTGGCCCATGGCAACACTCACCTCCTCCGTCGCTTGCGACTGGCGGGCTAAGTTGGTTTTAATTTGCTGGGCATTAGCAAATTCATCTTCCGCCGACAGCAGTATATCTCCGGAAGTCTCACTGGCCCGGCCGACAATCGCCCGCAGTTCAGCCTTTCGCATCCGCAGCGCTAGTTCTATCTGGGAAAAGTCATCCAGCTTTCCGGTATAAATCGGTTCCATCAGCGGATTTTCGTACGCTTCCCGGGCATGCTGACGGATCGTTTTCAACCGCGAATTTGCCTGGACACTCAGCGCGACCCCAGCCAGAAGCGTCAGAAATAACAGCGCGGAGTACAGGGTTGGTACTTCGACAAAAACTGGCACCAGAGAGCCGATCAATGCCGCCCCCAGTAAGGCGCTGATCCACACCCCCTGACGAAATCGGAAGTTTCGCCCGCTTTGCTGATCCAAACTGGCATAGGCCTTCGCCGCCCGTTTAGCCTCATCATCCGTCGGACGACTTCGCACCGATTGGTATTCAACAATCTGCCCCTGCGCATCAGTAATGGGGGTGACAAACGCTGATACCCAGTAATAATCGCCATTCTTGCAGCGATTCTTGACCAACCCCATCCAGCTTTTGCCGGCCTGGACATATTGCCAAAGCTGACCGAATGCTTTCTTCGGCATGTCACGGTGTCTGACCAGGTTATGCAGATTGCCGACCAGCTCTTCTTCGGCATACCCGGCCACATCGCAGAAGTTTTGGTTGGCGTAGGTGATACAACTTTTCGGATCTGTGGTAGAAATCAGATCGAGTGTCTCTGAATATTCAACAGCTCGGCCCTCCTGGAGGGCCGAGTCTGAGTGGTTATTTATTGTCATTCTTAACTCTTGTCGTTATCTTTTTTATCGTACTGAAGACTGAAAGTAACTTTTGTGAAACATTATTGCGCAATGATAGTGACATCCATTCCATTGTAATACTTTGATGTGGGATAATTTTGACACTTTAAGGTCAAAAAAATAACACTGCCGCACAAACACAAGCAAAGGCTGCTATACGTCTTTTCGGTCTATAGAACGACAAAGCCCGCGATAGTGATCACGGGCTTGAAGAGTTTGAATACATTCAATATCGAAATTGTGGTGAAAAGCTATTTTTCCCTGAAGGAAAAGAACAGCGTCGACAACGGCGGCAAATCCAGTGTAATTGAATATGACAACCCGTGATGCGGCTCTGAAGCCGTAGTGGCACTCACGGTCACCGGCGCCTGACTGCCCCAATACTGCTGATCATCGGTATTGAGCAACAATTCATATTCACCGGCTGCCGGAACCCCCAGGGTATAGCCAGGCCGGGGTACCGG
It encodes the following:
- a CDS encoding lipase family alpha/beta hydrolase; translation: MLFCLLPLTGFAGTSATSLSQKGYTETKYPIVLVHGLFGFDSLAGIDYFYGIPQALSKSGATVYVAQVSATNSTELRGEQLLAQVEEVLAISGAEKVNLIGHSHGGPTARYVASVAPELVASVTSVGGVHKGSRIADIVRGKVAPGSLPENFAVTLAEGLVSLINLLSGGSDLPQDPLASLAALTTEGSLAFNQKYPEGVPQSDCGEGDYVADNGVYYYSWTGTHNFTNALDPTDAAIMVLGLAFDEPNDGLVSQCSTHLGKVIRNDYKMNHLDEINGLLGVTHLFETAPTTLYRQHANRLQLQGL
- a CDS encoding lipase secretion chaperone; translation: MKKTVLAALGVIATVGTVASIPPSDEPSKTTAASQLDTQVDQESSRDTFEYFLSGLGEINLPAVNDHFESYNQSQAAPLQIDEGLFQRFVDYKAALQSLDSPDFVTLTPAALQALHDRLLTLQQQFFSTEQQAQLFAEENQLRQLALTRLMLKQQADSEADFQTLWQQEIDRLPPDLKQSYHNARLLGALQQTYTLSPQARYLQQEALVGPEAADRLAKLSQQRQTFQDTLQQYLAHRDTILADPGFTVQEQAAEIRRLREASFPAHQHRRVIALESMQNQPRHQLN
- the ltrA gene encoding group II intron reverse transcriptase/maturase, coding for MERICSSTNLNQALRRVKKNKGCAGVDKLDITATISMLRQSSNGQALRQSLLDGSYQPQPVLGVEIPKPSGGVRQLGIPTVLDRVVQQAITLVLTDIYEPQFSSNSYGFRPNRSTHHALVAASHYIREGRGYVVDIDLAKYFDTVNHDKLMHRLSEDITDKRVLKLVRSYLQAGIMRNGLVEQRQRGTPQGGPLSPLLSNIVLDELDKELERRGHKFCRYADDCQIYVHSEEAANRVKASITEFLEQKLKLRVNREKSAATRVTERTYLGHRFQRDGSIHISKTAQTQMKKRVRQITKRNRGRELKTVLVELTQYLRGWQHYFKLAIRKSAMQRLDEWIRRRLRCYRLKQRKRRYSIATWLRQEGVSERNAWKLAMSDKGWWHLALSPQLNQAMPMKWFKEMGLYSLRDGYESLKIYSEPPYATHACTVV
- a CDS encoding methyl-accepting chemotaxis protein yields the protein MTINNHSDSALQEGRAVEYSETLDLISTTDPKSCITYANQNFCDVAGYAEEELVGNLHNLVRHRDMPKKAFGQLWQYVQAGKSWMGLVKNRCKNGDYYWVSAFVTPITDAQGQIVEYQSVRSRPTDDEAKRAAKAYASLDQQSGRNFRFRQGVWISALLGAALIGSLVPVFVEVPTLYSALLFLTLLAGVALSVQANSRLKTIRQHAREAYENPLMEPIYTGKLDDFSQIELALRMRKAELRAIVGRASETSGDILLSAEDEFANAQQIKTNLARQSQATEEVSVAMGQMSASIREVAESAAQASTLTTQAQDVAISGQRSVETTMDSVQSLYQELENSKTVINNLSESSRQIEGILDVIGSIADQTNLLALNAAIEAARAGEAGRGFAVVADEVRSLAQKTQSSTSEIHQMINRLQETAGQAVKAVERGGELSEQCRQQANETGERLKEINAVLDQVTDSSHQIASAVEEQAGVSDEIAHNVEQISGLSVATAETSDRSVESTRMLVERLEALQRLMVQFKRA